A window from Mangifera indica cultivar Alphonso unplaced genomic scaffold, CATAS_Mindica_2.1 Un_0038, whole genome shotgun sequence encodes these proteins:
- the LOC123206491 gene encoding pentatricopeptide repeat-containing protein At2g27610-like isoform X4 produces MSISISLHFSQTFNLFELPIPLSYPKNRSRTSAVVSLPSQNTQKSTASLKTKIPILTEAKGPDKKFQIQPLIDLLRDSADEGSLKQAKAVHGFVLKSSFSDKELLILLNHVAHAYSKCSDLSSAFRVFDKMSQRNIFSWTVMIASSTENGFFLEGFKYFYQMLSYGVLPDTFAYSAIMQTSIGLECIELGRMVHAQIVIRGFHSHTFVATSLLNMYAKLRSIEDSYEVFNTMTEHNEVSWNAIISGFTLSGMHLESFDHFLRMKNGGIRANAYTLISVSKAVGQLSDIDKGKEVQSVAVELGMESDVQVNMPWNAMISGYSQNGCSQEALKLYVRMCQNDIKSDVYSYCSVFNAIADLKYIQFGKQVHGMVWKSGCYMMVISVCNAIADAYAKCGALEDVKKIFYRMEERDMVSWTTLVTAHSQSLEWEEALTIFSQMREEGFRPNQFTFSSVLVSCSSLCFLEYGRQVHGLLCKAGLATDKCIESALVDMYAKCGSAREAEKVFERILNPDTVSWTAMISGYGQHGLSENALKLFKRMEQLGMKVNSVTLLCVLFACSHGGLVEQGLKYFQEMEQNYGLVPEMEHYACIVDLFGRVGRFDDAMEFIGKMPIEPSEMIWQTLLGACRVHGIVELGEIAAQKVLSVRPDSAAYILLSNTYIESGSFDDGLNLRKVMRQRGVKKEPGYSWISVQGKVHKFYSGDHQHPQKDDIYAKLEELMNNVKSMGYIPDLNIAL; encoded by the exons ATGAGCATCTCCATAAGTCTTCATTTTtctcaaacttttaacttattcGAACTGCCAATACCACTTTCCTATCCTAAA AATAGAAGTAGAACCTCAGCAGTCGTAAGTCTACCTTCTCAGAATACCCAGAAATCAACTGCATCCTTGAAAACCAAAATTCCCATTTTGACAGAAGCTAAAGGACCtgacaaaaagtttcaaatccaACCCTTAATTGACCTCCTACGTGACTCTGCCGATGAAGGGTCTTTGAAACAAGCTAAAGCTGTTCATGGGTTTGTGTTAAAATCCAGTTTTTCAGACAAAGAACTGTTAATTTTGTTGAATCACGTTGCCCatgcctactcgaaatgttcGGACTTAAGTTCTGCTTTTCGGGTATTTGATAAAATGTCTCAAAGAAATATATTCTCTTGGACTGTCATGATTGCTAGTTCAACAGAGAATGGATTTTTCTTGGAGgggtttaaatatttttatcaaatgcTTAGTTATGGAGTCTTACCTGATACTTTTGCGTATTCTGCAATTATGCAGACATCTATTGGTTTAGAATGTATTGAATTGGGTAGAATGGTGCATGCCCAGATTGTTATAAGAGGCTTTCATTCTCATACTTTTGTTGCTACATCTCTTCTTAACATGTATGCAAAGTTGAGGAGTATTGAGGACTCGTATGAGGTTTTCAACACCATGACAGAACATAATGAAGTTTCTTGGAATGCTATTATTTCGGGTTTTACATTAAGTGGAATGCATTTGGAATCATTTGATCATTTCCTACGAATGAAGAATGGAGGAATCAGGGCGAATGCATATACATTAATTAGTGTTTCAAAAGCCGTAGGCCAGTTAAGTGATATTGACAAAGGGAAAGAAGTTCAGTCTGTTGCTGTTGAGTTGGGCATGGAGTCTGATGTGCAG GTGAACATGCCATGGAATGCCATGATTTCTGGTTATTCACAAAATGGGTGTAGCCAAGAAGCTTTGAAACTATATGTAAGAATGTgtcaaaatgatataaaatctgATGTTTATTCATATTGTAGTGTATTCAATGCAATTGCTGATTTAAAGTATATACAGTTTGGAAAGCAAGTTCATGGGATGGTTTGGAAATCTGGATGTTATATGATGGTTATTAGTGTTTGTAATGCAATTGCTGATGCATATGCCAAATGTGGAGCTCTTGAAGatgtaaaaaagattttttacaGGATGGAGGAGAGAGATATGGTGTCATGGACAACCCTGGTGACTGCACACTCTCAGAGCTTGGAGTGGGAGGAAGCACTGACTATTTTTTCTCAGATGAGGGAAGAAGGATTTAGACCTAACCAATTTACCTTTTCCAGTGTCCTAGTTTCTTGTTCTAGCCTTTGTTTTCTTGAGTATGGTCGGCAAGTTCATGGTCTTTTGTGCAAGGCTGGGTTGGCCACGGATAAGTGCATAGAGAGTGCTCTGGTGGacatgtatgcaaaatgtggGAGTGCAAGAGAGGCAGAGAAGGTCTTTGAAAGGATTTTAAACCCTGATACTGTCTCATGGACAGCTATGATATCGGGTTATGGGCAACATGGTCTCTCGGAGAATGCCCTTAAACTCTTCAAAAGGATGGAGCAACTAGGCATGAAGGTTAATTCTGTTACTTTACTCTGTGTTCTGTTTGCTTGCAGCCATGGAGGATTGGTAGAGCaaggattaaaatattttcaagaaatGGAACAAAATTATGGTCTGGTTCCAGAGATGGAACATTACGCTTGTATTGTTGATCTATTTGGTCGTGTGGGTCGTTTTGATGATGCAATGGAGTTTATAGGAAAGATGCCAATTGAACCTAGCGAAATGATCTGGCAGACCTTGCTGGGAGCTTGCAGAGTTCATGGCATTGTTGAGCTGGGTGAAATTGCTGCACAGAAGGTCCTTTCTGTTAGACCAGATTCAGCTGCCTACATTCTattatctaacacatatattGAGAGTGGGAGTTTTGACGATGGTCTTAACCTACGAAAAGTAATGAGACAGAGAGGTGTGAAGAAGGAACCAGGGTATAGTTGGATTTCTGTACAAGGTAAAGTTCACAAATTCTATTCGGGCGATCATCAACACCCGCAGAAGGATGACATCTATGCCAAGTTAGAAGAATTGATGAACAACGTTAAGTCCATGGGTTATATACCAGACTTGAATATTGCTTTGTGA
- the LOC123206491 gene encoding putative pentatricopeptide repeat-containing protein At1g56570 isoform X1: MSISISLHFSQTFNLFELPIPLSYPKNRSRTSAVVSLPSQNTQKSTASLKTKIPILTEAKGPDKKFQIQPLIDLLRDSADEGSLKQAKAVHGFVLKSSFSDKELLILLNHVAHAYSKCSDLSSAFRVFDKMSQRNIFSWTVMIASSTENGFFLEGFKYFYQMLSYGVLPDTFAYSAIMQTSIGLECIELGRMVHAQIVIRGFHSHTFVATSLLNMYAKLRSIEDSYEVFNTMTEHNEVSWNAIISGFTLSGMHLESFDHFLRMKNGGIRANAYTLISVSKAVGQLSDIDKGKEVQSVAVELGMESDVQVGTALIDMYSNCGSPQEARAVFDSEFANFQVNMPWNAMISGYSQNGCSQEALKLYVRMCQNDIKSDVYSYCSVFNAIADLKYIQFGKQVHGMVWKSGCYMMVISVCNAIADAYAKCGALEDVKKIFYRMEERDMVSWTTLVTAHSQSLEWEEALTIFSQMREEGFRPNQFTFSSVLVSCSSLCFLEYGRQVHGLLCKAGLATDKCIESALVDMYAKCGSAREAEKVFERILNPDTVSWTAMISGYGQHGLSENALKLFKRMEQLGMKVNSVTLLCVLFACSHGGLVEQGLKYFQEMEQNYGLVPEMEHYACIVDLFGRVGRFDDAMEFIGKMPIEPSEMIWQTLLGACRVHGIVELGEIAAQKVLSVRPDSAAYILLSNTYIESGSFDDGLNLRKVMRQRGVKKEPGYSWISVQGKVHKFYSGDHQHPQKDDIYAKLEELMNNVKSMGYIPDLNIAL, encoded by the exons ATGAGCATCTCCATAAGTCTTCATTTTtctcaaacttttaacttattcGAACTGCCAATACCACTTTCCTATCCTAAA AATAGAAGTAGAACCTCAGCAGTCGTAAGTCTACCTTCTCAGAATACCCAGAAATCAACTGCATCCTTGAAAACCAAAATTCCCATTTTGACAGAAGCTAAAGGACCtgacaaaaagtttcaaatccaACCCTTAATTGACCTCCTACGTGACTCTGCCGATGAAGGGTCTTTGAAACAAGCTAAAGCTGTTCATGGGTTTGTGTTAAAATCCAGTTTTTCAGACAAAGAACTGTTAATTTTGTTGAATCACGTTGCCCatgcctactcgaaatgttcGGACTTAAGTTCTGCTTTTCGGGTATTTGATAAAATGTCTCAAAGAAATATATTCTCTTGGACTGTCATGATTGCTAGTTCAACAGAGAATGGATTTTTCTTGGAGgggtttaaatatttttatcaaatgcTTAGTTATGGAGTCTTACCTGATACTTTTGCGTATTCTGCAATTATGCAGACATCTATTGGTTTAGAATGTATTGAATTGGGTAGAATGGTGCATGCCCAGATTGTTATAAGAGGCTTTCATTCTCATACTTTTGTTGCTACATCTCTTCTTAACATGTATGCAAAGTTGAGGAGTATTGAGGACTCGTATGAGGTTTTCAACACCATGACAGAACATAATGAAGTTTCTTGGAATGCTATTATTTCGGGTTTTACATTAAGTGGAATGCATTTGGAATCATTTGATCATTTCCTACGAATGAAGAATGGAGGAATCAGGGCGAATGCATATACATTAATTAGTGTTTCAAAAGCCGTAGGCCAGTTAAGTGATATTGACAAAGGGAAAGAAGTTCAGTCTGTTGCTGTTGAGTTGGGCATGGAGTCTGATGTGCAGGTGGGGACAGCTCTCATTGATATGTACTCAAATTGTGGATCTCCTCAGGAAGCTAGAGCTGTTTTTGACTCAGAGTTTGCTAATTTTCAGGTGAACATGCCATGGAATGCCATGATTTCTGGTTATTCACAAAATGGGTGTAGCCAAGAAGCTTTGAAACTATATGTAAGAATGTgtcaaaatgatataaaatctgATGTTTATTCATATTGTAGTGTATTCAATGCAATTGCTGATTTAAAGTATATACAGTTTGGAAAGCAAGTTCATGGGATGGTTTGGAAATCTGGATGTTATATGATGGTTATTAGTGTTTGTAATGCAATTGCTGATGCATATGCCAAATGTGGAGCTCTTGAAGatgtaaaaaagattttttacaGGATGGAGGAGAGAGATATGGTGTCATGGACAACCCTGGTGACTGCACACTCTCAGAGCTTGGAGTGGGAGGAAGCACTGACTATTTTTTCTCAGATGAGGGAAGAAGGATTTAGACCTAACCAATTTACCTTTTCCAGTGTCCTAGTTTCTTGTTCTAGCCTTTGTTTTCTTGAGTATGGTCGGCAAGTTCATGGTCTTTTGTGCAAGGCTGGGTTGGCCACGGATAAGTGCATAGAGAGTGCTCTGGTGGacatgtatgcaaaatgtggGAGTGCAAGAGAGGCAGAGAAGGTCTTTGAAAGGATTTTAAACCCTGATACTGTCTCATGGACAGCTATGATATCGGGTTATGGGCAACATGGTCTCTCGGAGAATGCCCTTAAACTCTTCAAAAGGATGGAGCAACTAGGCATGAAGGTTAATTCTGTTACTTTACTCTGTGTTCTGTTTGCTTGCAGCCATGGAGGATTGGTAGAGCaaggattaaaatattttcaagaaatGGAACAAAATTATGGTCTGGTTCCAGAGATGGAACATTACGCTTGTATTGTTGATCTATTTGGTCGTGTGGGTCGTTTTGATGATGCAATGGAGTTTATAGGAAAGATGCCAATTGAACCTAGCGAAATGATCTGGCAGACCTTGCTGGGAGCTTGCAGAGTTCATGGCATTGTTGAGCTGGGTGAAATTGCTGCACAGAAGGTCCTTTCTGTTAGACCAGATTCAGCTGCCTACATTCTattatctaacacatatattGAGAGTGGGAGTTTTGACGATGGTCTTAACCTACGAAAAGTAATGAGACAGAGAGGTGTGAAGAAGGAACCAGGGTATAGTTGGATTTCTGTACAAGGTAAAGTTCACAAATTCTATTCGGGCGATCATCAACACCCGCAGAAGGATGACATCTATGCCAAGTTAGAAGAATTGATGAACAACGTTAAGTCCATGGGTTATATACCAGACTTGAATATTGCTTTGTGA